Proteins from a genomic interval of Crassostrea angulata isolate pt1a10 chromosome 7, ASM2561291v2, whole genome shotgun sequence:
- the LOC128156209 gene encoding uncharacterized protein LOC128156209 isoform X2, which translates to MFSSNTSAPKTADGSQPSCSGGNSGHSFGGGPHFETEFSLQNQSKNLHNQKDRQPFVSDHPTFEDLNPPSYSFSDQRYRGNDERTVEDEEQNSKGDLGTPLRSPMLTTASGSDQHSKDRAFSGDPKVASSGFKIPIPQPPHANHVQDVGKILDDGTQSSNRGNKSAASFGGDPQFCTVSQFQKQSKHPHDNRAFARYENCDRSTFEDLNQTPNSFSDQKYREPPKE; encoded by the exons CTGATGGTAGCCAGCCATCATGTTCGGGAGGTAACTCTGGCCATTCTTTTGGGGGAGGACCTCATTTTGAGACGGAATTCTCATTACAAAACCAGTCAAAAAATCTCCACAATCAAAAGGATAGACAGCCATTCGTCAG TGACCACCCAACCTTTGAAGATCTGAATCCACCTTCCTACTCATTCAGTGATCAGAGATATCGAGGTAATGATGAAAGGACAGTAGAAGATGAAGAACAGAATTCTAAAGGAGATCTAG GAACTCCGTTGCGTTCCCCTATGTTAACAACTGCCAGTGGATCAGATCAACACTCAAAGGACCGTGCATTTAGTGGTGATCCTAAGGTGGCATCCAGTGGCTTCAAAATTCCAATCCCACAACCCCCACACGCAAACC aTGTGCAGGATGTAGGAAAAATCCTAGATGATGGAACCCAGTCATCGAATAGAGGAAATAAATCTGCAGCTTCTTTTGGAGGAGATCCTCAGTTTTGTACGGTATCCCAATTTCAGAAACAGTCCAAACATCCACACGATAATCGGGCATTCGCAAG ATACGAAAATTGTGACCGCTCAACCTTTGAAGATCTGAATCAAACTCCCAACTCATTCAGTGATCAGAAATATCGAG AACCGCCTAAAGAGTAG
- the LOC128156209 gene encoding uncharacterized protein LOC128156209 isoform X1 — protein MFSSNTSAPKTADGSQPSCSGGNSGHSFGGGPHFETEFSLQNQSKNLHNQKDRQPFVSDHPTFEDLNPPSYSFSDQRYRGNDERTVEDEEQNSKGDLVIEESNDEELSHGQCKSETKESRSDELAFGYKLGNIVLTDNLINNTNSPKSTRTPLRSPMLTTASGSDQHSKDRAFSGDPKVASSGFKIPIPQPPHANHVQDVGKILDDGTQSSNRGNKSAASFGGDPQFCTVSQFQKQSKHPHDNRAFARYENCDRSTFEDLNQTPNSFSDQKYREPPKE, from the exons CTGATGGTAGCCAGCCATCATGTTCGGGAGGTAACTCTGGCCATTCTTTTGGGGGAGGACCTCATTTTGAGACGGAATTCTCATTACAAAACCAGTCAAAAAATCTCCACAATCAAAAGGATAGACAGCCATTCGTCAG TGACCACCCAACCTTTGAAGATCTGAATCCACCTTCCTACTCATTCAGTGATCAGAGATATCGAGGTAATGATGAAAGGACAGTAGAAGATGAAGAACAGAATTCTAAAGGAGATCTAG TTATAGAAGAATCAAATGATGAGGAATTGAGCCATGGACAATGCAAATCAGAAACAAAAGAATCACGTTCTGATGAACTTGCATTTGGATATAAATTAGGAAATATTGTTTTAACTGATAATCTGATAAATAATACGAATTCTCCAAAGAGTACTA GAACTCCGTTGCGTTCCCCTATGTTAACAACTGCCAGTGGATCAGATCAACACTCAAAGGACCGTGCATTTAGTGGTGATCCTAAGGTGGCATCCAGTGGCTTCAAAATTCCAATCCCACAACCCCCACACGCAAACC aTGTGCAGGATGTAGGAAAAATCCTAGATGATGGAACCCAGTCATCGAATAGAGGAAATAAATCTGCAGCTTCTTTTGGAGGAGATCCTCAGTTTTGTACGGTATCCCAATTTCAGAAACAGTCCAAACATCCACACGATAATCGGGCATTCGCAAG ATACGAAAATTGTGACCGCTCAACCTTTGAAGATCTGAATCAAACTCCCAACTCATTCAGTGATCAGAAATATCGAG AACCGCCTAAAGAGTAG